Proteins from a genomic interval of Zingiber officinale cultivar Zhangliang chromosome 1B, Zo_v1.1, whole genome shotgun sequence:
- the LOC121995544 gene encoding phospholipase A1-IIdelta-like, whose protein sequence is MEKIGCAAATATPSWEELLGSNNWSGHLSPLLPALREHLLRCGSFCQIAGDSFIYDSQSKYLGKCRYSPDSILRHVFFKETADYVVDDVVPNIDGYLYTTIVLPFGLAHETNWMGYVAVSSDDLYKKTGRREIYVVWRGTNRPLEGLEDFKFAPVPFGHGGDVKIMQGWRDIYTMKIPLIGNLIPSAQEHLRAVIKEYINKYKDQNPSIICVGHSLGGSLAIVSAFDIASSGLAKIDGKDIQVCAVAFDAPKVGNQAFNDAVEKLPKTKVLRINNTMDIVTYWPLCGGYVDTGTILHINSEESTFLKSKGDYEGDQLRGKMSQWHALQVILHTLTGWSTRFDNNSDEVKKKLPLVNRSAGHLKAEHKVLEGWWVEKNKGMAYDKEKDIWYERPVPWNE, encoded by the coding sequence ATGGAGAAAATTGGTTGTGCTGCTGCAACGGCGACGCCCTCATGGGAGGAGCTCCTCGGATCCAACAACTGGTCCGGCCACCTATCCCCGCTCCTCCCCGCCCTCCGCGAGCACCTCCTCCGGTGTGGCAGCTTCTGCCAGATCGCCGGAGACTCCTTCATTTACGATAGTCAGTCCAAGTACCTCGGCAAGTGCCGctactctcctgacagcatcctCCGCCATGTCTTCTTCAAGGAAACCGCGGATTACGTAGTAGACGACGTCGTGCCAAACATCGACGGCTACCTCTACACCACCATAGTCCTCCCATTTGGTTTGGCGCACGAGACCAACTGGATGGGCTACGTCGCCGTCTCCAGCGACGACCTCTACAAAAAAACTGGCCGCCGTGAGATCTACGTCGTGTGGCGCGGCACGAACAGACCCCTGGAAGGGTTGGAGGACTTCAAGTTCGCTCCCGTGCCATTCGGCCACGGGGGCGATGTCAAAATCATGCAAGGCTGGCGCGACATCTACACCATGAAAATTCCTTTAATCGGGAACTTAATTCCCAGCGCTCAGGAGCACTTAAGAGCTGTGATAAAAGAGTACATTAATAAGTACAAAGATCAGAATCCGTCCATCATCTGCGTCGGCCACAGCCTCGGCGGCTCCCTCGCCATCGTCAGCGCTTTTGATATAGCGAGCAGCGGACTGGCCAAGATCGACGGCAAGGATATTCAGGTATGCGCCGTGGCGTTCGATGCCCCCAAAGTCGGGAACCAGGCGTTCAATGACGCCGTGGAAAAACTGCCGAAGACAAAAGTTTTAAGGATCAACAATACTATGGATATTGTCACGTATTGGCCGCTGTGTGGTGGCTACGTCGACACCGGTACAATTTTGCACATTAATTCTGAGGAATCGACGTTCTTGAAGAGTAAGGGAGACTACGAAGGAGATCAACTGCGTGGGAAAATGTCTCAGTGGCACGCGCTGCAAGTGATTCTACACACGCTGACCGGATGGAGCACACGATTCGACAACAACTCCGATGAAGTGAAGAAGAAGCTGCCGCTGGTGAACAGGTCAGCGGGGCATTTGAAGGCTGAGCATAAAGTGCTCGAGGGGTGGTGGGTAgagaaaaacaaagggatggcGTACGATAAGGAAAAGGACATATGGTACGAGAGACCGGTGCCATGGAACGAATAG